In Candidatus Omnitrophota bacterium, the sequence AGAAGATCCCTTTCATCAATTATCCCGGCAAGCTTTCCCGACTTATCAACAACAGGAATGTTGTCAAAATTGCGCCTGTTCATAATTTCGGCAACCTTCCAGGCCGGAGTTGTGTCCAGCACAGTAAAGGGGTTTTTTGTCATAACATTTTCTATTTTTTCGTTCAGCACATCCGGCTTTTCCTGCATGAGCCGCCGCAGATCCCCGTCGGTAAAAAATCCGCTGAGTTTTCTGTTTTTGTCTATGATGCTCACAGCGCCGAGCCTTGAGCGCGTCATCTCAAACAGAGCTTTTTTAACGGAGCTGCCCTTTTTAAGTTCGGGGCACTCTTTGCCTTTGCGCATTATGTCCCTCACCTGCATGGAGAGTTTTTTCCCAAGCACGCCGCCCGGATGGAGGAGTGCCAGATCCCGCGCCTGCAGCTTTTTTTTCTGCATGAGCGTTATCGCTATCGCGTCGCCTGTCACCATCATCACCGTTGTTGACGATGTGGGGGCGTGATTAAATGGGCAGGCCTGTTTTGAGGCTTTGATTGGAATGAGGCAGTCGGCTATTTTTCCAAGAGCCGATTCGGGCCTCGCGGTTATGGATATTACGGGTATTCTGAGTTTTTTGATAAGAGGCAGGAGGCTGGCCAGCTCCATTATTTCCCCTGAGAATGACAGGGCTATTATGCTGTCGCCTTTGTTGAGCATGCCTATGTCTCCGTGCGCGGCCTCTCCGGGATGTATGAAGAAAGCCGGATTGCCGGTGGAAGAAAGAGTCGCGGCGATTTTCTTAGCCACAAGGCCGGATTTGCCGAGGCCCATGAC encodes:
- a CDS encoding KpsF/GutQ family sugar-phosphate isomerase, yielding MKVKTRTVKEILSIEKRAIEENINPAFVSAIQKSVNLLFKRKSGKIAVMGLGKSGLVAKKIAATLSSTGNPAFFIHPGEAAHGDIGMLNKGDSIIALSFSGEIMELASLLPLIKKLRIPVISITARPESALGKIADCLIPIKASKQACPFNHAPTSSTTVMMVTGDAIAITLMQKKKLQARDLALLHPGGVLGKKLSMQVRDIMRKGKECPELKKGSSVKKALFEMTRSRLGAVSIIDKNRKLSGFFTDGDLRRLMQEKPDVLNEKIENVMTKNPFTVLDTTPAWKVAEIMNRRNFDNIPVVDKSGKLAGIIDERDLLREGLAG